The following proteins are co-located in the Sporosarcina pasteurii genome:
- the dtd gene encoding D-aminoacyl-tRNA deacylase, producing MRVVLQRTGPANVKVDGEVTGAIDKGYVLLVGITHSDSEEDVSYVAKKISNLRLWEDEEGKMNNSILEVGGDILSVSQFTLYGDTAKGRRPSFIDAARPEQAEPLWILFNEKLKEQGLNVETGVFGAMMDVELVNDGPVTIIVESK from the coding sequence ATGAGAGTCGTATTACAACGAACAGGTCCTGCCAATGTCAAAGTTGACGGGGAAGTGACTGGAGCGATTGACAAAGGGTATGTATTACTCGTAGGGATTACACATTCCGATAGCGAAGAAGATGTGTCTTATGTTGCCAAGAAAATTTCCAACCTTCGATTATGGGAAGATGAAGAAGGAAAAATGAATAATTCTATCTTAGAAGTTGGTGGGGACATTCTATCCGTGTCACAATTTACTTTGTATGGGGATACTGCAAAAGGGCGACGTCCAAGCTTTATCGACGCAGCCCGTCCTGAACAAGCTGAACCTTTATGGATCCTATTTAATGAAAAGTTAAAAGAACAAGGACTGAATGTTGAAACAGGTGTATTCGGAGCAATGATGGATGTTGAACTCGTGAATGATGGACCTGTGACAATTATTGTTGAGTCAAAATAA
- a CDS encoding N-acetylmuramoyl-L-alanine amidase produces the protein MKIKRIALLALAFIFTLTFITSEMKTNAQPNGTAVAVNSLNVRTGPGLSYDVIDSLKRGEQVEIISTSDDWLKVNYKGRTGWIASWLTTTNNQRPNELTEIVSQTDALNFRASPSVNAPILTRMNAGDKATLISREGEWVYAQFHGTKGWVHQQFISEVTVKQEKSVEQPQTYDNFESFTVLVDALNVRKKAGLSSKKISTIHKGETYPVQQIEGNWVQLKIDDKKVGWVYSFHGELTHKKASQSKSYEKNRKVTVLTNGTNIRESATTSSSIVSRANAGEQFSIKEEHGDWYEVTLPNGQSAFIAKWVVSIEEDKLTPTSTINKPKREPGTLTGLTIIVDPGHGGNDRGTTGARGTLEKTLTLKTAEMLVAKLQAAGATVHLTRNSDHYVSLQKRVMISQQNNADAFISIHYDANPDTSISGFTTYYQYRNQAALAKSISNGLQSSIALRNRGAQPGNYYVLRENKQNAVLVELGFLSNPSEERTIDSNRYRDQATYGIYKGILNYFDMNGR, from the coding sequence ATGAAAATAAAAAGAATCGCGCTATTGGCCCTTGCATTTATTTTTACCCTTACTTTTATTACAAGTGAAATGAAGACGAACGCACAGCCAAATGGAACAGCCGTGGCAGTGAACTCGCTCAATGTACGCACAGGCCCTGGTCTTTCCTACGATGTAATCGATTCCTTAAAACGCGGCGAACAAGTTGAAATCATCTCAACTTCAGATGATTGGCTGAAAGTAAACTATAAAGGACGAACGGGCTGGATTGCTTCCTGGCTAACCACTACAAACAATCAGCGTCCTAATGAACTAACAGAAATTGTCTCTCAAACAGACGCATTAAACTTTCGAGCAAGTCCATCTGTGAATGCACCTATTTTAACACGAATGAACGCGGGAGATAAAGCAACACTAATCAGCCGTGAAGGCGAATGGGTGTATGCACAATTTCACGGTACGAAAGGTTGGGTACATCAACAGTTTATTTCTGAAGTAACAGTCAAACAGGAAAAGTCAGTAGAGCAACCGCAAACCTATGATAACTTTGAGTCGTTTACTGTTTTAGTTGATGCGTTAAACGTTAGAAAGAAAGCAGGCTTGTCGTCCAAGAAAATTAGTACAATACATAAAGGTGAAACGTATCCTGTTCAACAGATCGAAGGGAATTGGGTACAATTAAAAATTGATGACAAAAAAGTTGGATGGGTTTATTCTTTTCACGGAGAACTTACACACAAAAAAGCTTCACAATCAAAGTCCTATGAAAAAAACCGAAAAGTGACTGTTCTTACAAACGGAACAAATATTAGGGAATCTGCAACAACCTCTTCATCCATTGTCAGCCGAGCAAATGCTGGTGAACAGTTTTCCATTAAAGAAGAACATGGAGATTGGTATGAAGTTACTTTGCCGAATGGACAATCTGCGTTCATCGCGAAATGGGTCGTCTCCATTGAGGAAGATAAACTAACACCTACATCTACAATCAATAAACCTAAACGAGAGCCTGGTACACTTACAGGGCTGACGATTATAGTAGATCCAGGACATGGCGGAAATGATAGAGGTACAACCGGCGCTAGAGGTACATTAGAAAAGACACTTACGCTGAAGACGGCTGAAATGCTCGTTGCCAAACTTCAAGCGGCCGGAGCCACTGTCCATCTAACAAGAAATTCCGATCATTACGTGTCGTTGCAAAAGAGAGTTATGATTAGTCAACAGAATAATGCAGATGCTTTTATTAGCATCCATTATGACGCAAACCCTGACACATCTATTTCAGGTTTTACAACGTATTATCAATATCGTAACCAAGCGGCGCTAGCAAAATCCATTAGTAACGGTCTTCAATCTAGCATTGCACTTAGAAACCGTGGTGCTCAACCGGGAAATTATTATGTACTGCGCGAGAACAAACAAAACGCTGTGCTCGTTGAACTTGGTTTTTTATCAAATCCATCAGAAGAGCGAACAATAGACAGCAACCGCTATCGCGACCAAGCAACATACGGAATATATAAAGGGATTTTGAATTATTTCGATATGAACGGTCGATGA